One Danio rerio strain Tuebingen ecotype United States chromosome 7, GRCz12tu, whole genome shotgun sequence genomic window, TTTGCTGCAAtctcaacacaaacacacacacacgtgtttcaCATGCTCTCTCTGTCATGCAGTGAATGACCTGGTGCACTGGCGGGACCCTAAGAAGTCAGGCGTGGTGTTTGGCGTGTCGCTGCTGTTGCTGCTTTCTCTGGCAGCGTTTAGCGTGATCAGCGTGGTCTCCTACCTGCTCTTGTCCCTGCTCTGCGTCACCATTTCTTTCCGTATCTACAAGTCTGTCATCCAGGCGGTCCAGAAGTCCAATGAAGGACACCCCTTCAAGTAAGAGTCTACTCTGTagatctgtctgtttgtctgtctgtctgtctgtgtctgtctgtctgtctgtctgtgtgcccTGGTCAAAGACTCACTGTTTTCTTTAAACCTCCAAGCACTTCTCTAGGCCTGTTTGAAGccaaataatcattattttataaaCGGTGCTTAAATCGTTAAATCCTTTTGACAAGCAACTTCTCGATTGAAGAAGTTCTCTAATAAAAAATAGAGATTGCTTCTTTGCAATAGAGTCGCTTCTTCAAATTGAGTTTGTCattgtgttttaatgtttttacaatattattactgCATTTATctaattttattcataaataaataaaattctttgGCATTCAAATTACACAAGAACCACAcccaaaaaaattcaaaagtgtgtgtgtgaaaattgtATTTCAGTAGATCATACTTTTGCCAGGGGTTGTATGGAATCGCCACCCTTGGAAGATGTTCATACATGCCACAAAGCTATTTGCATTCAACAATCCATCCTTCTATGTCAGTCAGCTTGGTTCAACACCTCACTAAGGTGTGCAAGCactcctttttcttttctttttctttttttttttcactgcagaCTAATTAGCAGTTGTAATCAGATACagttgtttgttttaaaactgcaaaGTACATGGTTTTTCTATATAATTTTCTTCAGATTTGTGTGAAAATTTGTGTGATTTCCATATTTTTGTCCTCTGCTTGATCTGTAAAAACTGTTGTTATTGACTACAGggatctttctttttcttttttttttttaagtgtttcaaAGGTTTGATTGTTGAATGAAAATAGTTTTGTGGCATgtacgtgttttttttttgttttttttacacaaatatttgaATGAGCATCTTCCAATAGTGGTGATTCCATACTTTTTGCCAGGGGTTGTATAATAAACCAGTAAAAATCTAAttggaatgaataaaatataattaaatgcaatttatgTTTGTCTTAAAGAACTTCTTAAACCCAAATGCCTTATgaagattaaacatttaataaacttGAATGATCAATAGATTGAATGAACAATTCTTCCACTGGACTTTTTATGGttatttcaacatttactaataatTTTCAGCCTTCGTTAATTTACTGTGAACTAGGGTTGGACGAcgtcaaccaatttggcatcgtacaatgtctgatgtgaaacatcgcgattgACGTTGACATTGTCGTCAAAGGcggtggtgaattaattatttataaataatttattcatcacaaattaattatttgtagcctaatgTACCGTTTAACTACCTGActcgcatggtctttgttttatctttaaccaaatcataaataaataaagataagttgcacacaaattaccacctgtcaatcgcTTTTTGAAGGTTCgtttgatagagacaagatggattaaaatcacattttacagctatagtgagacgcaatccagcTGTACAtctttgataaactgtccgacatgcactgctctctggggttttgtgctcaaagcaaccgctgactgctggagctcagacgcgcGCATACACTGCAGctcatgccagagtgtgtgtgtggtcacgtgatgtgcgttttcagcggtatagtgtggaccGAGATCTGTTCAGAAAAGCTAGGCGATCGTTTTTGttgtaaaatggcattttaaaagacgtattagtgtaaacggcgTCTTAAGTGTGTGTTGTCACTTGTGGTTTGCTGCTGTGACGGGGGTGAGGTGGAGGATTGCGATGCAGGCttagcatcgtgatgtctattggccatcagcGATGGACAATAGCATCATCTATCGACCCACCCCTACTGTGAACTGACATAAAgaaaaatagtattttaattaattaactaacatTTAAATGCGGTTACAAGTTTTGGTTGTTGTTGGTTCTTGTTAGCTATTGCTAACTAATGTCAGGCTAATAGTAATGAATTGGACCCCATGTAGAGGGTGTTCATGGATCTATAAAATTTCTCAAAttccataatataaaaataagatcCGTGTTTCAAAGGTCTTAATGCAGTCGAACCAACCCTGTAGAGAAGATTTTATTTCCGTTTTGAAATCTACTTTAATCTCTACGTCTATCATCACATGGGCAGAACCAAATTCCATGTggtaccccaaaaaaaaaaaaaaacacgcatatAGGGACTACGCTTGTGTATTTAATGTTTGCTGGGATTTTGCTTGTGTAAACAGAGTTCTTGGGGATTTCACTttataatagcttttaacaggggtcaccaatctcggtccaggaaggccggtgtccctgcaggttttagctctaacttgcctcaatacacctgcctgggtgttttaagtatatctagtaagaccttgattagcttgttcaggtgtgtttgattagggttggagctaaaatctgcaggacaccggccctccaggaacaagtttggtgacccctggattaTAACATCTGCGTCAACCCCAAACATTAACAAATGAAGAACTGGAGAAGCATCTTTtgatgaaaatgtaatttaagcCATATTAaactcttttattattattattattattattattattatttcaagctatttttaaaatgattgcttGTGATTAAATTATGGTAAACATCATTCTTAATCGTTTACAAGATCAAACaatttaattttgaaataataaataataaaaatctatacatataaaatattgttATGTTTCATTTAATAATAGGCATACATTATTGACATTGGAAAATTGTGTTAATGCAGTTTTTGGGAACtgatataaaattttattatgatttttaaaattactattaataatattgttttgaggTTTTTACACGTTACATGTGTAATTAACAGAGTTAAAGGTTGTCATAAGTTGTGttgcaggcttttttttttgtgcaaattttgGTATATAAAATTAGTGTGAAATATCATTCTGTCATATTAAAGATGTCTTAATCATAAACATAACTCTCAGAAATCTGCAGATACCCTTTTATAAAGTCTTAACTACTTAATTTTATTCGGCCTTCATACATAttgcattacattaaaataataaatgtgtatgcatacaatattttatatatattaacatgcTTATGCTTGGTCTGCGTTTGTCTATGTTTATTAAGACCAAacactaaacagaaataaattatgttttatctTAAGCATCTGTGTGGTGTGTGATGCGCTGTTCTGTGTTAATAATGGTAGATGTTGAGTGCAGTGGTGTTcagaggtgtgtgtatgtgtgtgaatgcactgtCAGAGCTAATTGTCTTTGACCCGTGTTCCTGTAACAGGGCTCTGATGGACAAAGATGTCACAGTGCCACCCGAGACTTTCCGCAAGCACGTGGATGGGTGTCTGAGCCATGTCAACCGCGCGCTCAAGCAGATGAGCCGCCTCTTCCTGGTCGAGGATCTGGTGGATTCCCTCAAGGTCAGATTTATAGGAAGAACTCTGAGGATTTAGGTTATTCCAAATCTGTTATATTACAGTGTAGGTTTTTGTGTGAAAAGGAGAGGATTTCTGTTCAGTTGACTCATGTTTTCATCTGCTTTCAGCTGGCAGTTGTTATGTGGCTGCTGACGTATGTTGGTGCTGTTTTCAATGGCATCACCATCCTCATCCTCGGTAGGCTTTCACGTTTGGGTTTAAGTTAGTAAGATTGCACTTCCGAATAATAAAGAAGGATAATAATTGCCTCACACTGGGtgtttcctttttgtttttcagCCGACATCCTGCTCTTCAGTGTACCGCCCATCTATGAGAAAAACAAGGTCAGATATATGTTTGTTTCTGAAACTCTGCACCATTTTTTGTTCGGGTTGGGGTGAAGGGCAGATAAGagattgaaaattaaataaataacaatttattattattgaaaataaaaatataaataattcaggATGAAGTTTGGGGTCAGTCCGGTCAAGTTTTATTGTCATTCCTCTACATGTGGACATAAAAATGGAATGAAATGTTGTGTCTCAGGGGACCacggtgctatataaataaacataaacataatcataaatataaGCACAACACTGGAAGAGTTATTTTTAAACCTATACATAACTAACATACCAGAGCGGTAATCTAATTATACATGTACTATACATATGCTATAAATATGAACTATTTATATACATAGattacacatatactgtatatatgtcagcagtggcgtagcgcaaaatgtgaCTAATATGACTACTACTACAGGGTGTCCGCGGTGTCTTAATGGCTTAAATTCCCTGAAATAGTATTGTAAAcgagtcttaattttcctttgtctaTTTAAAGCTACACAATCGTTACTATCAACAATTTAGCCatttggtttaattatctttcttACAAGAacatttgtgaatgtgtttggaaaatatgtttttacattttaatgcaaacacatattaagtaaaaaatatataattatgtaaGTGAAAATATTTTCCACTAGCCATTAGAAAAAAACCTCTCTTtttctaaaatttcatttataatggaCTTGAAAAGGTCTTAAATGCTTTAATTTgtcttggtgaaacctgcagaaacactgTACTAATGGTGTTGGTGATAATACTTACTTGAAATTTGAAGTACCAAGGCATTTGCTTTTTTGTGCATATTTTTGCATACtgctttgttattttttatattattattattaataatattattagctgTATTTCAACTAAGTAGTATTAGTTGTTGTACTCGTAGCAGTAGTGGTTGTCATAGTAATTGTCGTAATAGTAGTCGTAATAATCAGCCGTAGTAGTAGTCGTTATAGTTGTAGTCGTCATCGTTGTCATAGTAGTCTTCGACATTGTAGTCATAATAGTCGTAGTAGTGGTCATAGTTGTAGTAGTCATCATAGTCATAGTAGTcatcatagtagtagtagtagtaatcttCATAGTTGTGGTCGTCATAGTCATTAtagtagtcgtagtagtagtcGTCATAGTCGTAGCAGTTGTTGTCATAGTCCTAGTCATTACAGTAGTAGTCACCATAGTCGTCATACTAGTCGTCGTAGTAGTAGTTGTGATAATAGTAGTCAGCATAGTTGTTGTAGTAATCATCGTCACAGTCGTAGCAGTTGTCATCATAGTCCTAGTCGTCATTGTAGTAGTCGCCCTAGTCATCATCGTAGTTGTCATGGTAGTAGTTGTCATAGTAGTAGTCATAATAGTCGTAGTAGTATTCATCATAGTCTAAGTcgtcatagtagtagtagtcgttatAGTAAAAGTCGTTGTAGTAGTCGCCATAATTGTTGTCATAGTCGTAGTAGTCGTCATAGTCACCGTCATAGTAGTTGTCCAAGTCGTCGTTATAGTAGTAGTCGTCGTAGTAttagtaatcataataataagGTTGTGCTACAAATAATCAATATACAAATTGAAAACTGAGTGAGAAGtacatttaactttattttttcacCATAGTAATAGTGATATGCTTGGTATTGAAGTACGACAAGTGTATTTGTAGCCAAAGCTACATTAACGTTACACATTACAACATGACTACATTAAAGTAATATTAAAGACATCTATAATACTGCTGCTGAAATAGACTTGTTTTTCTTGTTGTTTGTGGTCTGCTGAATGAAAATTGTTAATCCTAATAATTTGCCTTTTAATATCCAATGCTTGAACTGTGAGGAGAAAAATGCCAACTCACTGTATACAGTTTTGTTGAACACTTGActgattgtttacagtttaacGGAAATTACTCCCATAATTCAAGCAAAGCATCATTGAGCGTAGGACAAAGCTGGATAATTGACAACACATGATGTTTGAGCGCATTGGGCCCACTCAAACTGAACCGTGATCAGTGTGTATGATTATCACACTAAAAGGCTCTTATGTAAGCCCGAGCTGAAGACTTAACAAAAGCGTCAAGAAAAGATTATGACAAGTTTTAAAGTCTTATGTAATGATGATTGTTAATGAGTGCCTGGTGCAGTCCCCCCCACCCCCGAATGAAATCTAGCACTAATGAAGATCATGTAGGGCTGTAATGATGCATTCATGATAGTGACACAAATCTCTGAACTGCCGCTTTAATTTCCGTGGTGCAGAGCTCTGAGCTGACCTCAAAACTGCAATAACCCAGTTCTAATATCCTCACACCAGGGGTGATATAGTtagttaaaattaattaaactcGAAATTAAACCACAAAACTTGAAAAATAAGGTgttatttgatttagtttttttaaataagtcagattaaatgttaaaaaaaaaatgtaatttagaaTGTTTTAGAAGCCAAGGATATGCTAAATAAGTatgcagaataaaataaataaataaactgctaattaaaataaaaaggtacaatagctatataaataaatattattaataataaaaaggatgtAATCtatgagatggatggatggatggatgatggaaggATATATAGATgaagagggatggatggatatatagatgaatagagggatggatggatggatggattgagagatggatatagatagatagatttatagatagataaatggatggatatatagatagatataattagatatatagatataataataataatactaataataaataaaggtacaatagctaagtaaataaatattaataacaataaaaaataatgtaatatatgaTGTattgagagatggatggatggattgagtaTTGTAATTCAACTTCAtcctgtcattttttattttttatttatatttcagtatttatatatatatatatatatatatatatatatatatatatatatatatatatatatatatatatatatatatatatatatatatatatatatatatatatatatatatttatttatttatttatttatatatatatatattttttttatatatatatatatatttttatatatatatttttttgtttgt contains:
- the rtn3 gene encoding reticulon-3 isoform 2 (isoform 2 is encoded by transcript variant 2), which encodes MADPMTQSSQISSSQGLNDGHSAASKDSKFSDSFFSSPVSLIQSPQVNDLVHWRDPKKSGVVFGVSLLLLLSLAAFSVISVVSYLLLSLLCVTISFRIYKSVIQAVQKSNEGHPFKALMDKDVTVPPETFRKHVDGCLSHVNRALKQMSRLFLVEDLVDSLKLAVVMWLLTYVGAVFNGITILILADILLFSVPPIYEKNKTQIDHYIDIARTQFNTTVAKLQEKLPGAMKRCKAE
- the rtn3 gene encoding reticulon-3 isoform 1 (isoform 1 is encoded by transcript variant 1), with the protein product MADPMTQSSQISSSQGLNDGHSAASKDSKFSVNDLVHWRDPKKSGVVFGVSLLLLLSLAAFSVISVVSYLLLSLLCVTISFRIYKSVIQAVQKSNEGHPFKALMDKDVTVPPETFRKHVDGCLSHVNRALKQMSRLFLVEDLVDSLKLAVVMWLLTYVGAVFNGITILILADILLFSVPPIYEKNKTQIDHYIDIARTQFNTTVAKLQEKLPGAMKRCKAE